A region from the Tachyglossus aculeatus isolate mTacAcu1 chromosome Y4, mTacAcu1.pri, whole genome shotgun sequence genome encodes:
- the LOC119947327 gene encoding peptidoglycan recognition protein 3-like: MLRRVVLLLAVGMRSSDSSPPAVTSHAPQPPTAYSNATEALARFKILLGCFRDIFQEPPKIIPRAEWGAQAPHCTVPLKTPTPYLLFHHIAGMDCGAQGSSWCVRQLQDHHTHTNGWCDIAYNFLIMESGEVFEGTGWTVQGHHTAGYNEVALGFALLTNMTDQAPSQAALASAQHLISFAVQKRHLSPNYIQPFLVHGEDCLQVSPGSTPSGVLGCPTIIPRADWGAMGSMANCRKLDRPTKYVIIIHTTGQPCTESDSCKELVRGIQDFHMNGRKFCDVGYNFLVGEDGNVYEGVGWGTEGAHTYGYNDIALGVAFLGLFEEKPPNAVALLAAQRLIRCSVDQGYLDPNYLLVAHSDIINSISPGRATYDIIKTWPHFKG, encoded by the exons ATGCTGAGACGGGTGGTGTTGCTCCTGGCTGTGGGAATGCGGTCCAGTG ATTCCAGCCCCCCAGCAGTGACCAGccatgccccccagccccccacggcCTACTCCAACGCCACAGAAGCTTTGGCAAGGTTCAAGATCTTGCTGGGCTGCTTCCGGGACATCTTCCAGG aGCCCCCCAAGATCATCCCCCGAGCGGAGTGGGGGGCCCAAGCCCCCCATTGCACAGTGCCACTGAAGACCCCCACTCCTTACCTACTCTTTCATCACATCGCTGGGATGGATTGTGGAGCGCAGGGGAGCAGTTGGTGTGTGCGCCAGCTTCAAGACCACCACACCCACACCAACGGCTGGTGCGACATCGCTTACAA CTTTCTGATCATGGAGTCGGGCGAGGTGTTTGAGGGGACAGGATGGACTGTCCAAGGCCACCACACCGCAGGGTACAATGAGGTGGCGCTTGGCTTCGCACTCCTCACCAACATGACAG ACCAGGCCCCTTCCCAAGCTGCTCTGGCGTCTGCCCAGCATCTGATCAGCTTCGCGGTCCAAAAGCGTCATCTTTCTCCCAACTACATTCAACCATTTCTTGTCCATGGAGAAGATTGTCTGCAGGTCTCTCCGGGCTCGACCCCATCAGGAG tccTAGGCTGCCCCACGATCATTCCTCGGGCAGACTGGGGCGCCATGGGATCCATGGCCAACTGCCGCAAGCTGGACCGTCCAACCAAATACGTCATCATCATCCACACGACTGGACAGCCATGCACGGAGTCGGACAGTTGCAAGGAGCTGGTCCGCGGCATCCAGGACTTCCACATGAATGGAAGGAAGTTCTGTGATGTGGGCTACAA cttCTTGGTGGGGGAAGATGGTAACGTGTATGAGGGCGTGGGCTGGGGCACGGAGGGAGCCCACACCTATGGATACAACGATATCGCCCTGGGAGTCGCCTTCCTGGGCTTGTTCGAAG AGAAACCTCCCAATGCTGTTGCGCTGCTGGCCGCCCAGCGACTGATCCGCTGCTCAGTGGACCAGGGCTACTTGGACCCCAACTACCTCCTGGTAGCCCACAGTGACATCATCAACTCCATCTCCCCTGGTCGAGCCACCTATGACATCATCAAAACCTGGCCCCACTTCAAAGGCTGA